A genomic segment from Lutibacter sp. A80 encodes:
- a CDS encoding S9 family peptidase, whose protein sequence is MITKTNIQVKSSKHNKPILTDVFYTKNNIQKPIVIFCHGYKGFKDWGAWNLAAPEFVKANLFFLKFNFSHNGGTVENPINFPDLEAFGHNNFITELDDLEDIVNWIVTNPDYKEEIDPNNITLIGHSRGGGIVTLKASENKQISKVISWAGVSDFGARFPKDEKILQHWEKEGVSYIENSRTKQQMPHYFQFYTNFKENEARLTIKKAVEKLTIPHLIIQGKKDEVVPPIEAENLHKWNPKSTLFIIDEMNHPLGCSEPYTAPKMPTHLAEVVAKSIEFILTK, encoded by the coding sequence ATGATTACAAAAACAAATATACAAGTTAAAAGTTCAAAGCATAACAAACCAATTTTAACGGATGTATTTTACACAAAAAATAACATACAAAAACCAATTGTAATTTTTTGCCACGGTTATAAAGGTTTTAAAGATTGGGGAGCGTGGAATTTAGCAGCTCCTGAATTTGTGAAAGCTAATTTGTTTTTTCTAAAATTTAATTTTTCACATAATGGTGGAACAGTAGAAAACCCGATTAATTTTCCAGATTTAGAAGCTTTTGGACATAATAATTTCATTACAGAATTAGACGATTTAGAAGATATAGTAAATTGGATTGTAACAAATCCAGATTATAAAGAAGAGATAGATCCAAATAATATAACGCTAATAGGACACTCTAGAGGTGGAGGTATTGTAACTTTAAAAGCTTCAGAAAATAAACAAATTTCTAAAGTTATTTCTTGGGCTGGTGTTTCAGATTTTGGAGCACGTTTCCCTAAGGATGAAAAAATTCTTCAGCACTGGGAAAAAGAAGGAGTATCATATATCGAAAACTCCAGAACAAAACAGCAAATGCCACATTATTTTCAGTTTTATACCAACTTTAAAGAAAATGAAGCACGTTTAACAATTAAAAAGGCTGTAGAAAAATTAACCATTCCGCATTTAATTATTCAGGGGAAAAAAGATGAAGTTGTTCCTCCTATTGAAGCTGAAAATTTACATAAATGGAATCCTAAAAGTACACTTTTTATAATTGATGAAATGAACCATCCGTTAGGTTGTTCAGAACCTTATACGGCACCTAAAATGCCAACACATTTAGCTGAGGTTGTAGCAAAAAGTATAGAATTTATTTTAACAAAATAA
- a CDS encoding PD-(D/E)XK nuclease family protein, whose amino-acid sequence MDSFISKVVKDVSSKNFTIKNCVFVLPSQRACVFLKKEIVDSTVSSTFSPKIISIENYIQELADINLIDTTQLLFEFYSVYKENLPQDLIEPFETFSQWATIALHDFNEIDSYLVNSKDLFSNLKDVKKIEYWFKDKTPSKLALNYLQFFEHLNKLYNSLYKRLKVNKFGYQGLIYREAVANLEHYIENNNDKHIVFAGFNALNKAEEIIFQELLNNNLASIYWDSNSNLFNNSNEAGIFLRKYKKEWDYYKTAPFLWVDATNFEEKNIEFVGAPKNITQIKYAGELLSKLQNHQNTALVLADENLLALALNSLPNSVKNINITMGYPLKDIPLSNLFEKLFKLHLNQQKFNKQLQLQFYYKDVLNLLNDPFLNKLHGTTIQKIIAKLKSENTIFLSKKMIENCISKSEKEQLQNVLQLFTFSNSVNTIIKQCSNLIILLKNYVDGVDKEYLYRFYTVFKQLETLNKSYNYISNLKTLTLFYNQLLSHEKLSFQGEPLKGLQLMGMLETRALDFETIIVTSVNEGILPGSKNENSFLPFDVKKYFKMPTYQEKDAIFSYHFQRLLQRAKNVYLIYNTETDGYGAGEKSRFLTQLEINNPKIKKTIINPKVQKHEEVLLQIKKTPEIIEKLKAVFEKGISPSALATYIYNPISFYEQKVLGIRDDDEVEETIAANTMGSVIHDVLEQLYTPFIGAFVLKENIVQMQQKIEPLLIKFFEKHYKKGNIETGKNKLIFEVCKNHINRFLKQELQLITKGNRLKIIALEANLNCKIPIESLDFPINLKGIVDRVDELNGCVRIIDYKTGKVEASQLKVHDFSVISEDYKYTKAMQVMLYSFMYAASTNIDKLESGIISFKNLNAGFLKMNFSEKYRGVDTLVSEERIQEFMVETKNIIKEILNPEIPFIQNEDLPF is encoded by the coding sequence AGTACTGTTTCAAGTACTTTTTCACCAAAAATTATTAGTATCGAAAATTATATTCAAGAGTTAGCCGATATTAATTTAATTGATACCACACAATTGCTTTTTGAATTTTATAGTGTTTATAAAGAAAATTTACCACAAGATTTAATTGAGCCTTTTGAAACATTTTCTCAATGGGCAACAATTGCATTACACGATTTTAATGAAATTGATAGTTATTTGGTCAATTCAAAAGATCTTTTTTCGAATTTAAAAGATGTAAAAAAAATAGAGTATTGGTTTAAAGATAAAACACCTAGTAAACTAGCACTAAACTATCTTCAGTTTTTTGAACATTTGAACAAATTATATAATTCGTTGTATAAAAGACTGAAAGTAAACAAATTTGGTTATCAAGGTTTAATTTATAGAGAAGCTGTAGCTAATTTAGAGCATTATATAGAAAATAATAATGATAAACATATTGTTTTTGCGGGTTTTAATGCTTTAAATAAAGCTGAGGAAATTATTTTTCAGGAATTATTAAATAATAATTTAGCTTCAATTTATTGGGATTCAAATTCAAACTTATTTAATAATTCTAACGAAGCAGGTATTTTTTTAAGAAAGTATAAAAAAGAATGGGATTATTATAAAACAGCGCCTTTTTTATGGGTAGACGCAACTAATTTTGAAGAAAAAAATATTGAATTTGTTGGAGCTCCAAAAAATATTACTCAAATTAAATACGCGGGTGAATTATTATCTAAATTACAAAATCATCAAAATACTGCACTGGTTTTAGCAGATGAAAATTTATTGGCATTGGCGCTTAATTCGTTGCCAAATAGTGTTAAAAATATAAATATTACAATGGGATACCCTTTAAAAGATATTCCCTTGTCAAACTTATTTGAAAAACTATTTAAACTACATTTAAATCAACAAAAATTTAATAAACAGCTACAATTACAGTTTTACTATAAAGATGTCTTAAATCTCTTAAATGATCCATTTTTAAACAAACTACATGGAACTACAATTCAAAAAATAATTGCAAAACTTAAAAGTGAGAATACTATTTTTTTATCAAAAAAAATGATAGAAAATTGTATTTCTAAATCAGAAAAAGAACAACTGCAAAATGTATTGCAATTGTTTACTTTTTCAAATAGTGTAAATACCATTATAAAACAATGTAGCAACTTAATAATATTGCTTAAAAATTATGTAGATGGTGTAGATAAAGAATATTTATACCGTTTTTATACTGTTTTTAAACAGTTAGAAACCTTAAATAAATCGTATAATTATATTTCAAATTTAAAAACACTTACATTATTTTATAACCAACTGTTAAGTCACGAAAAACTTTCTTTTCAAGGCGAACCATTAAAGGGATTGCAATTAATGGGAATGTTAGAAACCAGAGCTTTAGATTTTGAAACCATTATAGTAACTTCTGTAAATGAAGGTATTTTACCAGGAAGTAAAAATGAAAATTCATTTCTACCTTTTGATGTGAAAAAGTATTTTAAAATGCCAACATATCAAGAAAAAGATGCCATTTTCTCTTATCATTTTCAACGCTTGTTACAGCGTGCAAAAAATGTATACTTAATTTATAATACAGAAACCGATGGTTATGGAGCAGGAGAGAAGAGTAGGTTTTTAACGCAATTAGAAATTAATAATCCAAAAATTAAAAAAACAATAATAAATCCAAAAGTTCAAAAACACGAAGAAGTTTTACTTCAAATTAAAAAAACACCAGAAATAATAGAAAAATTAAAAGCGGTTTTTGAAAAAGGAATTTCCCCGTCGGCTTTGGCAACTTATATTTACAACCCAATTAGTTTTTACGAGCAAAAAGTTTTGGGAATTAGAGACGATGATGAAGTTGAAGAAACCATTGCTGCAAATACCATGGGATCTGTAATTCATGATGTTTTAGAGCAATTATACACACCATTTATCGGTGCTTTTGTTTTAAAGGAAAACATAGTTCAAATGCAACAAAAAATTGAACCTTTGTTAATTAAATTCTTTGAAAAACATTACAAAAAAGGAAATATAGAAACAGGAAAAAATAAATTAATATTTGAAGTTTGTAAAAATCATATCAACCGGTTTTTAAAGCAAGAATTACAACTTATAACTAAGGGAAATCGATTAAAAATAATTGCTTTAGAAGCAAATTTAAATTGTAAAATACCTATTGAAAGTCTAGATTTTCCAATAAACTTAAAGGGAATTGTTGATAGAGTAGACGAACTAAATGGCTGTGTAAGAATTATAGATTATAAAACCGGAAAAGTAGAAGCAAGTCAATTAAAAGTACACGATTTTAGTGTGATTAGTGAAGATTATAAATATACAAAAGCCATGCAAGTAATGTTATATTCGTTTATGTATGCTGCTAGTACAAATATAGATAAATTAGAAAGTGGCATAATTTCATTTAAAAATTTAAATGCAGGGTTTTTAAAAATGAATTTTTCTGAAAAATATAGAGGTGTTGATACACTCGTTTCAGAAGAAAGAATACAAGAGTTTATGGTTGAAACTAAAAATATTATTAAAGAAATTTTAAATCCTGAAATACCATTTATTCAAAACGAAGATTTACCATTTTAA